CAAGCGCTTCTCCGACGATTCGGTTGGCGTGGCCAGTGTTGATTCCTACCAAACCGCTGGGCAACTCTGTCATCTCCCAACTCAGGGGAAGTTTGCGTTTTGGGTTGCTTGACCGTGAAAGCCAGACCCGCGCGCCCGGGTCGGCCAACCCGGTCATTGCGCCGGGATTTGCGCAGTGCACGGTCGTTTCGCTACCATCGGGCAAAATAACATCTGCGAGAAATCGCTTGTAGCGCTTTACCAGGGTAGCGGGTATCAGGGGCTGCGACAGGTTCATGACGCGGGCAGCTTGCGCGAACGAGGTTGCCTTCCGCAAGAACCTTCGGTTTCACGCGCTCTTGTTTCGCTGCGGTCTTGAAAGATTCGTTAAAGAGGAACAGGTTAGTCTAATAAGCTTATTGGTTGTCTGGAGCGTTATATGCAGTCGGTTTCAACGTCTATTTGTTTCAGCGTCATGGCCTTGCTGCTGCTGGCTGCCTGCGCGGACAGCCCCCGCCAGGAAGAAGCGACTCCGGCCGGGACCACCGCGCCCGACACCACCGAAAGCACTGACACGACCAAGAACGCCGCCACCGGGTCTGAACCCTTGGTCATTACTCCCGAGCCTCAGGACGCAAAGCGTCAGCAGGCTATTGAGTCCTGCTACCTCTACGCCGACGCGCAGGTACGCTCGTCCCAACGGATCGATCAGGATATCAATCAGCGCAACAGCACCATGGGTTTTGGCGGCGGCTATCAGTCCTTCAAAGATCAAGTCGACCCATACGCCTACAAGCAACAGCGCCAGTCTCTGTTCCAAAGCTGCATGAATTCTCAAGGCTACGGCAAGTCCGAGTAGTCTGAACGAGTATGGGTTCGCTCATCCGGGATTGGTAAAACAACATGACGAGAGACGAGGACGTAAAGGCCGCGTTGCTGATCATCGGCAATGAAATCCTGTCGGGGCGGACCAAGGATGCCAACCTCTCTTACATCGGCGAGCGCTTGAACACGCTGGGTATTCGTTTGGCCGAAGTCCGTGTTGTGGCGGACGACGAGGTGGATATTGTCGAGGCATTGAATGCGCTGCGCGCGCGGTACAGCTATGTCTTTACGACCGGCGGTATCGGGCCGACGCATGACGACATAACGGCCGGATGCATCGCAAAGGCCTTTGGATTGCCGCTGATCGAGAACCCGCAGGCCCGCGCGCTTTTAGAAGCACACTACGAACCGGGGCAGCTCAATGCCGCGCGCCTGCGTATGGCGCGAACCCCGGAAGGGGCGGAACTCATAGAGAACCCCGTCAGCACCGCGCCGGGCTTCAGAGTTGAAAACGTTTATGTGATGGCCGGCGTTCCCCGCATCATGCAAGCCATGTTCGAGAGCGTCGCACCCACACTGGTAGGCGGCAAACCATTGCTGTCTCGCACCGTCGTCTGCGACCTCCCCGAAGGTCGCGTCGCCGAGGGGCTCGCAAGAATCCAAAGCCATTTCCCGGAAGTGCAGATTGGCAGCTATCCGTCATTCCGTGCGGGCAACTATGGCACCAATTTGGTCTTGCGGGACACCGACGACGAGCGGCTCTCCGCCGCCGCAGCCGAGGTTTTCAAACTCGTCGCCGACCTCGGTGGCAATCCAATGAACGATCCGCACTGACGAAGTCGCTGGATTTGTTGATTCAGAAAAGAAAAGCGCCGCCTGAAGGACGACAGACGGCGCTTTTTTCTAATGGTGCTGACGGTTGTTTCGACTCTATTCGGTCATGACCTGCTGTTTGGCGACACCCAGTATCTCTTCCAGCTTCACCCGCAGGCGATGCTCAGACATTTCGATACCTTTGGCAGCGAAATCGCCCATTACCTTGCGGACCAGATCCGCATCGCCCGGCTCTTCCATGTCCGAGGCCACAACCTCACGCGCATAGGCGTTTGCCTCATCGCCGGTCAGACCAAGCAGTTCCGCCGCCCAAAGGCCAAGCAACTTGTTGCGGCGCATCTCAACCTTGAACTGTAGTTCCTGATCGTGCTTGTACTTGTCTTCGAAAACCTTCTCGCGTTGATCAAAGGTGGTCATGGCGTCATGCACTCCGAATTGGGTTTATGGCTTTGGATGTAGCTTATAGCGCCTTCGGTGCCCATTTGTGAACCTTGGCTTGCAGGGTCTTAAGCGAATAATGTCGTTGACGAGGGCGAAAGGGCCTTTATGTGTACGCTCGTAATTCTAAGACGACCGGGGACCGATTGGCCCCTGATGCTGGCAGCCAACCGGGACGAAATGGTCGACCGACCCTGGCAGGCGCCGGGCCCTCACTGGTCCGACCGCAAGGACGTGATCGCGGGCCGGGACGCACTATCCGGCGGTAGTTGGCTTGGTATCAATCGTGACGGCGTGGTCGCGGCTGTGTTGAACCGCTATGGCACGCTTGGCCCCGCACCGGGCAAGCGCTCACGCGGTGAACTGGTGCTGGAGGCTCTTGACCACGCCGATGCGGCAACGGCCGCCGCGGCGCTCAGCGAACTCAATCCCGATGCCTACCGGGGTTTCAACCTGGTTATCGCAGACACGCGCCATGCCTTCTGGTTGACCCTGCGGCCGGAAGAATCGGCGATCGAATGCCAGCCCCTGCCGACCGGCCTATCGATGTTGACATCGCGGGAGCTGAACGACCCCGACAGCCCGCGCATCCAACTCTATAAGCCGCAATTTGAAGTCGCACCGGCTCCTGATCCCGACACCGGCGATTGGCGCGCGTGGGAGACGTTGCTGGCCTCGCGCAGCTATGGCGAGGCGGCCGGCCCGGGGGGCGCCATGTGCGTGGAGATGGAAGGCGGCTTCGCCACGGTATCTTCTTCCCTTATCGCCTTAACTGAAAACCCCTCGAAAGACCCCCAATGGCGCTTTTGTCCAGGCCGTCCGGACCGGGAGGCTTTCGAGCCGTTGCCGCTGTTCGAGCGATAGGCGTCAGCCCCGTAAGAACGCGCGTTGTGCGGGGCCACGCGGGTTGCTATACCTCAGCATTGATCTGGCTGGATGAAGCCGACCGAGCCTAAGCGAGGGAAGGATGGAATCGATGCGACGCAGACGCCTTTACGAAGGTAAGGCCAAGATTCTTTATGAAGGCCCCGAGCCCGGCACCATCGTTCAGTATTTCAAGGATGACGCCACAGCCTTCAATGCCCAGAAGAAGGGCACGATCACCGGCAAGGGCGTGCTCAACAACCGCATCTCCGAGTATCTGATGACGCGCCTGGCAGAGATCGGTGTGCCGACGCACTTCATCCGCCGTTTGAATATGCGCGAACAATTGGTTCGCGAGGTCGAGATCGTGCCACTGGAGATCATCGTCCGCAATCTCGCCGCAGGGTCTTTCGCGCAGCGTTTCAAGGTCGAGGAAGGCACGGCCCTGCCCCGCCCGATCATCGAATACTGCTACAAGAACGACGAGTTGGGCGACCCATTGGTGGCAGAAGAACATATCGCCGCCTTCGGTTGGGCGACCGCCCAGGATCTGGATGACATCATCCAACTGACAATGCGGATCAACGACTTCCTATCCGGCCTTTTCATCGGCATCGGCCTCAAGCTTGTGGATTTCAAGATCGAGTTCGGCAGACTTTGGGATAATGACGAGATGCGTATCGTCCTAGCTGACGAAATCAGCCCCGATTCCTGCCGTTTGTGGGACCTCAAGACCAATGAGAAAATGGATAAGGATCGCTTCCGACGAGACCTGGGCGGCGTAGAGGAGGCTTACCAGGAAGTCGCCCGCCGTCTGGGCGTCCTACCTGAAGCGGGCCCCTCCGACGCGCCGGCGCCGCAGACCATTCAGTAATCCAATCGACGGGATTGAGGTTTACTGCCGTAAAAAAGCCCTTCCGACCACCTCGGCGGGTTTGACTTTGTCGCAGAATTCCTTTATTTCCGCGCCTTCACTCCCGGGAATGTGGGACAGCCTCATGAAGCTGCACCCCGCTCAAGGTCCGAAGGAAACGACGAACCGAGAGACTACCGGGACAACAACGCTCTGATTTAACAGGAGGATTGCAGGCATGGGTAAGCGCCTAGCATCAAAGTACAAGATCGACCGACGCCTTGGCGTCAACCTCTGGGGTCGCCCCAAGAGCCCCTTCAACAAGCGCGAATACCGTCCCGGTGAGCACGGCCAGCGCCGCCGCAAGCCGACCGACTACGGCACGCAGCTGATGGCCAAGCAGAAGCTCAAGGGCTACTACGGCAACATCGGTGAGAAACAGTTCCGCCGGTACTTCGACGAGGCATCGCGCCGCAAGGGCAATACCGCCGAGAACCTGATCGAGCTTTTGGAGCGCCGTCTCGACGCGGTCGTCTACCGCGCCAAGTTCGTGCCGACCGTGTTCGCCGCTCGTCAGTTCGTCAACCATGGACACGTCCTGGTGAACGGCAAGCGCGTCAACATCTCTTCCTACATGGTAAAGGACGAGGACATCATCGAAGTGCGCCAGAAGAGCCGCCAGATGATTATGGTCCTGGAAGCGTCCGGTTCGCCCGAACGCGAAGTTCCCGACTACATCGAGGTCGACCACAACCAGATGAAGGCACGCTTTATCCGCGGTCCGCAGTTGGCCGACGTGCCCTACCCGGTTCACATGGAACCGAACCTCGTCATCGAGTATTACAGCTAACAATCTTTCCGATTTTGGCTTTCGAAAAGCCGGTCCTACGGGGCCGGCTTTTTTCGTTCTCGATTCTTTTCTCTTGCTATCTTAGCGCGATATATTATCCTCAACCACGTCCTATGATGGCTTCCCTATAGGAACGATCTTTCCCTGGGAAGGCTGATTGGAAAGCACCGATGGGGGTGACTGCGTTTCACCATCTGCCCCCACAGTGATCCCATCGGCATCACTTAACCGGCTCATTCGTGAGCCGGTTTTCTTTCTTCTCAAGCTGGCATGAACTAACGGGAAATTTTTAGGCGAAAGGTTTCTCTACAATAAAATCAAAAGGAGTCTGATATGGAAATGATTGGCAGCATTTTATCAGTTCTTTCTCCATTTTTAGTCGCAGTAATTGCTTTCTTAGGCTGGCTTCTTAGAAATACTATTGAGCAAAAAAGGGAATTAGAAAGAAAACTATCAGATAAAAAATATCAAACTTATGAAAAACTGCTTGGATCATTGCTATCTATCACACATAAATTTGGCAAATCTCAAGATAAAAAAATAATAGAAGCCGTAAAATTTATGTATGAGTCTCAAAAAGAAATACTAATTCTTGCTCCGGATAGTGTATATTTGGCACTATTAGATTTTATTAGATATGATAAGAAAGAGAATGATAATGAAAACAAACAGCTAGAAAACCTTAGCAAGTTAATTATAGAAATAAGAAAAGATATGCTTTATTCGAAAACTCAGCTAAATAGCAGTAGCATATTAAGAATGTTGGTTACTGATTCAGAGCACTAAATATTAAAATTACTTTGTGTTTCCTGAAAGGTCACCTCGACCTTGTTGCCGTCGGGATCACGCAGGAAAAGCTGAGTCCAGCCGAACCCCGGTATTATGTTCGCGTTGTAGTTGATCTCGGCCTTCTCAAGCGCCTCGCGAAAGGCCGGCAAATCTTCCGCCATAAAGGCAAAGTGCTCGATTCGCGGCGTCGGCGCATCCGGCGTATCTGAGACCTCAACGAGGTGCACCACCGGCCGGTCGCCGAGATAGAACCAAGCGCCGCCGAAAGTGAAATCCGGACGTGGTCCCTCCCGCAAACCCAATACCTCACCATAGAAGCGCCGCAACTCGTCCAGTCTGCCGGTGCGCAGATTCACATGGTCAAGATATTTGAGGGTCATGCTCGAACGCCTCCGGTTATAGAAAGGCCGGCAAACCCGTAAAGGTCACCGGCCTTCTCAAAACAAAGAGCGAGAATTCGATCAGGCCGCGTTTTGCGTATCGATGCCTTTATCCTGCAGGAACTGCTGCAGTTCGCCGGACTGGAACATCTCGCGGACGATATCACAGCCACCGACGAATTCGCCCTTCACATAGAGCTGCGGCACGGTCGGCCAACTTGAAAAATCCTTGATGCCCTGGCGCAAACCGGGATCTTCCAACACGTTGATGCCCTTGAAGCGGACACCAAGATGGCTCAACACCTGAACCACGGCGGCGGAAAAGCCGCACTGTGGAAAAACGGGCGTACCCTTCATGAACAACACAACGTCGTTCTCTTTGATGTCTTGTTGAATTCTCTCGGCTACCGGCGTGTTCATCGGTCGCTCACTCCTTTTATTTTCGTCTGGTGCCGCTCAAGCCTCGGGTGTCGAGGTCTGCAGCGCCAGCGCATGCAATTCATTGCCCATGCGTCCCTGCAGGGCCTGATAGATCATCTGATGTTGCTGGACGCGTGTCTTGCCTCTGAACGCCTCCGACACGACGTAGGCCGCATAGTGATCGCCGTCGCCGCGCAGATCTTCGATCGTCACGGTTGCGTCCGGCAAGGCATCCTTGATCAGCTTTTTGATCTCTCCAGCGTCCATCGCCATGAAGTCGCTTCCCTTTTCCGTTCTCGGTTGTCCCTGGTTCGGGTCTAAAGGCCCGCGGCCATATAGCCAGGGAACCAATCTTCGTGAGCGCGCCTCAGTTCCGCAAGCGATATGGTGAAGCTGTCGCCTGCTTTCAACGTATCGCCGCCACTACGGCCAACGAGAGTCGCCGAAACGCCCGCCTCGCGCGCCGCAGTCAAAACGTCATCGGCATCACGGGTCGCCACAAGATAGCGTCCCTGGTCCTCGCCGAACAGCCATGCCGCCAGCGATGCGCTGTTTGTCGCAGACAAGTCAAGCTCTGCGCCGGTGTTACCGGCTAGCGCCATCTCCGCCAATGCGATCAGGAACCCGCCATCCGAAAGGTCATGACAGGCCGCCAACCTGCCCGAGCCGACGAGAGACAGAACCAACTCGCCGGTCCTGCGCTCCAATGCCAGATCGACCGGCGGCGGCGCGCCGGCGGCGCGGCCATGCAGTTCGCGCTGATAAAGCGACTGGCCAAGCTCACCGCGTGTCTCGCCCAAGAGCACCAGCGCCAAACCCGGTTCAGACAAGGCGATGCCGCAGGTCCGTTCGATATCATCGACGAGACCGACCATGCCGATGACCGGCGTCGGCAGAATAGCCTGGCCATTGGTTTCGTTGTAGAGCGAGACATTGCCGGACACGATCGGCGTATCCAGCGCACGGCAAGCCGCGCCCATGCCCTGAACGCAACCGACAAGCTGACCCATGATCCTTGGTCGCTGGGGATTGCCGAAGTTGAGATTATTGGTCGCCGCCAAGGGGCGCGCGCCCGTCGCCACCAGATTGCGGTAGGCCTCGGCCACGGCCTGCGCACCGCCGGTTTCCGGATGCGCCTTGCAATAGCGTGGCGTGCAGTCGGTGGTGATCGCGAGCGCACGGTTGCTGTTGTGAATGCGCACCAATGCCGCATCGCCGCCGGGCCGTCCATGCCCCAGCGTATCGCCCATGACCATGTGGTCATACTGCTCCCACACCCAGCGGCGCGACGCCAGATCCGGGCTTCCCAGCAACTGCTTGAGCGCCTGACCGTAATCGGCCGGTTCCGGCAAGGAGTTTGCTGCGACCTTTGGCGGCAGCGGCGTTGCCTCATGCGGACGATCGTACTCCGGACTGGCTTCCGCCAGAGGGTCGATCGGCAGATCGCCGACGACCTTGCCTCCGAACGTCAGAACCATGCGGCCCGTATCGGTCAAGCGACCGATGACGGCGAAATCCAGGTCCCACTTCTCGAAGATCGCCTGTGCCTCAGCTTCGCGGCCGGGCTTTAGGACCATCAACATGCGTTCTTGGCTCTCAGACAGCATCATCTCATAGGGAATCATGCCCTCTTCCCGGCAGGGAACCTTATCCAGGTCCAACTCCACGCCCGTGCCGCCTTTCGAGGCCATCTCGAAAGACGAGGACGTCAGGCCCGCCGCCCCCATATCCTGAATGGCGACGATCATGTCGGTGGCCATCAACTCCAGGCAGGCCTCGATCAACAACTTCTCGGTGAAGGGGTCGCCGACTTGAACCGTCGGCCGCTTCTCGTCGGAATCCTCGTCGAACTCGGCAGAGGCCATCGTCGCGCCGTGAATACCGTCGCGCCCGGTCTTGGAGCCGACATAGACGACCGGATTTCCGATACCCGTCGCCTTGGAATAGAAGATACGGTCGGCGGGTGCGATACCGACGGTCATGGCGTTGACCAGGATGTTGCCGTTGTAAGCAGGGTCGAAATTGACCTCCCCGCCCACGGTCGGCACGCCGACGCAGTTGCCGTATCCGCCGATGCCCGCGACGACGCCTGCCACCAGGTGCCGGGTCTTGGGGTGATCGGGCTCTCCAAACCGCAAAGCGTTCAAGTTTGCAACCGGACGCGCACCCATGGTGAAAACATCGCGCAGGATGCCACCGACGCCGGTCGCGGCACCTTGATAGGGTTCGATGAAGCTTGGGTGGTTGTGGCTCTCGATCTTGAAGACCACGGCCAAGCCTTCGCCGATATCCACGACGCCTGCGTTCTCACCGGGGCCCTGAATCACTTGTGGGCCGTCGACCGGCAGGGTTTTCAGCCATTTCTTGGAGGATTTGTAGGAGCAGTGCTCGGACCACATGACCGAGAAGATACCCAACTCCAACAGATTGGGTTCGCGACCCATGATCTGCAGGACGCGATCATACTCTTCCGGCGACAGACCATGCTCGGCAACGATCTCCGGGGTCATGGCGGGTTCGTTCGGCAAGCTCATGAAAGCGCCTCCACAAGGCCATCGAAAAGGGGGCGCCCGTCGATGCCGCCCAACAGCGGATCGGCCAGACGCTCGGGGTGCGGCATCAGGCCCAGCACCGTCTTGGTTTCGTTGTAGACACCGGCGATATCTTCCAGAGACCCGTTCGGGTTGGCATCAGCCGCCGCGCCACCGTCCGGCGCGCAATAGGAGAACGCGATTTGGTCACGCTCGCGCATCGCAGCGAGCGTTTCGGCCTCCACGAAGTAGTTGCCGTCATGGTGCGCCACCGGCACGCGGATCACCTGTCCGGCTTCATACTTGTTGGTGAAAACCGTTTGGCTGGTTTCGACCTTGAGATGAACATCCCGGCAGACAAAGTTGAGCGAAGCGTTGCGCATCAGTGCGCCCGGCAGCAGCCCGCTTTCGCAGAGCACCTGAAAGCCGTTGCAGATGCCCATGGTCGGAACGCCG
The sequence above is a segment of the Limibacillus halophilus genome. Coding sequences within it:
- the purC gene encoding phosphoribosylaminoimidazolesuccinocarboxamide synthase is translated as MRRRRLYEGKAKILYEGPEPGTIVQYFKDDATAFNAQKKGTITGKGVLNNRISEYLMTRLAEIGVPTHFIRRLNMREQLVREVEIVPLEIIVRNLAAGSFAQRFKVEEGTALPRPIIEYCYKNDELGDPLVAEEHIAAFGWATAQDLDDIIQLTMRINDFLSGLFIGIGLKLVDFKIEFGRLWDNDEMRIVLADEISPDSCRLWDLKTNEKMDKDRFRRDLGGVEEAYQEVARRLGVLPEAGPSDAPAPQTIQ
- a CDS encoding NRDE family protein, which codes for MCTLVILRRPGTDWPLMLAANRDEMVDRPWQAPGPHWSDRKDVIAGRDALSGGSWLGINRDGVVAAVLNRYGTLGPAPGKRSRGELVLEALDHADAATAAAALSELNPDAYRGFNLVIADTRHAFWLTLRPEESAIECQPLPTGLSMLTSRELNDPDSPRIQLYKPQFEVAPAPDPDTGDWRAWETLLASRSYGEAAGPGGAMCVEMEGGFATVSSSLIALTENPSKDPQWRFCPGRPDREAFEPLPLFER
- the grxD gene encoding Grx4 family monothiol glutaredoxin produces the protein MNTPVAERIQQDIKENDVVLFMKGTPVFPQCGFSAAVVQVLSHLGVRFKGINVLEDPGLRQGIKDFSSWPTVPQLYVKGEFVGGCDIVREMFQSGELQQFLQDKGIDTQNAA
- a CDS encoding competence/damage-inducible protein A, encoding MTRDEDVKAALLIIGNEILSGRTKDANLSYIGERLNTLGIRLAEVRVVADDEVDIVEALNALRARYSYVFTTGGIGPTHDDITAGCIAKAFGLPLIENPQARALLEAHYEPGQLNAARLRMARTPEGAELIENPVSTAPGFRVENVYVMAGVPRIMQAMFESVAPTLVGGKPLLSRTVVCDLPEGRVAEGLARIQSHFPEVQIGSYPSFRAGNYGTNLVLRDTDDERLSAAAAEVFKLVADLGGNPMNDPH
- the purQ gene encoding phosphoribosylformylglycinamidine synthase subunit PurQ, with product MKAAVIVFPGSNCDRDVQVALRQSMGREPLMVWHKDADFDEVDLMVLPGGFSFGDYLRCGAMAARSPVMKEVVRRAKAGVPTMGICNGFQVLCESGLLPGALMRNASLNFVCRDVHLKVETSQTVFTNKYEAGQVIRVPVAHHDGNYFVEAETLAAMRERDQIAFSYCAPDGGAAADANPNGSLEDIAGVYNETKTVLGLMPHPERLADPLLGGIDGRPLFDGLVEALS
- a CDS encoding BolA family protein, whose translation is MAMDAGEIKKLIKDALPDATVTIEDLRGDGDHYAAYVVSEAFRGKTRVQQHQMIYQALQGRMGNELHALALQTSTPEA
- the purL gene encoding phosphoribosylformylglycinamidine synthase subunit PurL — protein: MSLPNEPAMTPEIVAEHGLSPEEYDRVLQIMGREPNLLELGIFSVMWSEHCSYKSSKKWLKTLPVDGPQVIQGPGENAGVVDIGEGLAVVFKIESHNHPSFIEPYQGAATGVGGILRDVFTMGARPVANLNALRFGEPDHPKTRHLVAGVVAGIGGYGNCVGVPTVGGEVNFDPAYNGNILVNAMTVGIAPADRIFYSKATGIGNPVVYVGSKTGRDGIHGATMASAEFDEDSDEKRPTVQVGDPFTEKLLIEACLELMATDMIVAIQDMGAAGLTSSSFEMASKGGTGVELDLDKVPCREEGMIPYEMMLSESQERMLMVLKPGREAEAQAIFEKWDLDFAVIGRLTDTGRMVLTFGGKVVGDLPIDPLAEASPEYDRPHEATPLPPKVAANSLPEPADYGQALKQLLGSPDLASRRWVWEQYDHMVMGDTLGHGRPGGDAALVRIHNSNRALAITTDCTPRYCKAHPETGGAQAVAEAYRNLVATGARPLAATNNLNFGNPQRPRIMGQLVGCVQGMGAACRALDTPIVSGNVSLYNETNGQAILPTPVIGMVGLVDDIERTCGIALSEPGLALVLLGETRGELGQSLYQRELHGRAAGAPPPVDLALERRTGELVLSLVGSGRLAACHDLSDGGFLIALAEMALAGNTGAELDLSATNSASLAAWLFGEDQGRYLVATRDADDVLTAAREAGVSATLVGRSGGDTLKAGDSFTISLAELRRAHEDWFPGYMAAGL
- a CDS encoding VOC family protein, with amino-acid sequence MTLKYLDHVNLRTGRLDELRRFYGEVLGLREGPRPDFTFGGAWFYLGDRPVVHLVEVSDTPDAPTPRIEHFAFMAEDLPAFREALEKAEINYNANIIPGFGWTQLFLRDPDGNKVEVTFQETQSNFNI
- a CDS encoding DUF1476 domain-containing protein; protein product: MTTFDQREKVFEDKYKHDQELQFKVEMRRNKLLGLWAAELLGLTGDEANAYAREVVASDMEEPGDADLVRKVMGDFAAKGIEMSEHRLRVKLEEILGVAKQQVMTE
- the rpsD gene encoding 30S ribosomal protein S4 → MGKRLASKYKIDRRLGVNLWGRPKSPFNKREYRPGEHGQRRRKPTDYGTQLMAKQKLKGYYGNIGEKQFRRYFDEASRRKGNTAENLIELLERRLDAVVYRAKFVPTVFAARQFVNHGHVLVNGKRVNISSYMVKDEDIIEVRQKSRQMIMVLEASGSPEREVPDYIEVDHNQMKARFIRGPQLADVPYPVHMEPNLVIEYYS